The nucleotide sequence TGGTCCGTTTCACGGGGGCTGTGCACGGTGGACCTGCGGCCCGTGACCCCGGCCGCACCCAAGGACCCGGAACTGATTCTGCCGTTTCTGCTCGAACGCGAGGAGCCGGGCATCTTCGTCCTCGAGGACTTCCATTTCTTTCTCGACGAACGCGCGCCCAAGGCGCCGCTGATTATCCGCCAGTTGCGCGACGTGATAGGCCCGTTCAAGGGCTCGTACAAGACGATTGTGGTCCTGTCGTCGGTGCTCAAGATTCCGCCGGAACTGGAGAAGGACGTGACCGTTATCGACCTCGAACTGCCGGACGAGGCGGAATTGCTCGCGGTGCTCGAGGACAACATCGAACAGTTCCGGGACGACCCCAAGGTCGATACGGACCTGGCGGAGGGCGACCGCGAGCGTATCGTGAAGGCGCTGAACGGGCTGACGCTCATGGAGGCCGAGAACGCGCTGGCCAAGGTCATCGTGACCAACCGCCGCATCGACGCGCGCGACGTGGACCTGCTCCTCGCGGAAAAGGAGCAGATTATCCGCAAATCCGACATGCTGGAGTTCTATGCGACGCCGGAACGCTTTGGCACCGTGGGCGGGCTGGACCTGCTCAAGGCGTGGCTGCAGCAGCGGGGCAGGGCTTTTTCCGACGCGGCGCGCGCGTTCGGCCTGCCCAGTCCGAAAGGGCTGCTGCTGGTGGGCGTGCCCGGCTGCGGCAAGAGCCTTACGGCCAAGGCGGTGGCGGCGGAATGGCAGATGCCGCTGCTCAAATTCGACCTGGGCAAGGTGTTTGCGCCGATGGTGGGCCAGGCCGAGGACAACATGCGCCGCGCCATCAAGATGGCCGAGGCGGTGGCACCGTGCGTGCTCTGGATCGACGAAATCGAGAAGGGCCTGGCCGGCACGCGCGGGCCTCAGGGCGACAGCGGGGTGACCGCGCGCGTATTCGGAACGCTGCTGACCTGGATGGAGGAGAAGACCAAGGCGGTGTTCACCATCGCCACGGCCAACGATATCGAGGGACTGCCGCCGGAACTGCTGCGCAAGGGCCGTTTCGACGATGTGTTTTTTATCGACTTGCCCACGCCTCAGGAGCGGGCCAATGTGCTCGCCATTCATCTGGCGAAAAACCACCGCGACTACAAGGACTTCGACTTGGCCCGGCATGTCGCCGCGTGTGAGGGTTTTTCCGGCGCGGAGATCGAACAGTCGGTTATCTCGTCCCTGTACCTGGCCTTTGCCGAAGGACAGGACGCGAAGCTGGAAGACCGCCATCTCGAACAGTCCATCGCCGGGACCGTGCCGCTGTCGCGGTCCGTGGACCCCAAGATCCGCGTGCTGTGGGACGAAGCGCGGAGGAAATGGCGCCGGGCGAGCAGCGAAGGCGCGGCAGGCGCAGCCGCCGGCGCGGATGCGGTTTCGGAACCGCCGCCCGCGCCCAAGCAGCCCAAACGGGTTTTCGAGTTCTGAACCAGCATATTTGCGCCTGCGCGGGTCATTCCCCTGGCGCAATAGCGGAAAGGACAACAAGATGTCATCCGGCGGTCCTTATAAGATGGGGCAACGGTTCGGCCCGTATGTGCTCGAGGCGTACCTGGGCGCGGGCGCGTTCAAGAGCGTGTACCGCGCACGGAACGAGGGCGCGGCGGCACCCGAGCCGGTCGTTGCCCTGGGCTTCCCGCACCAGCAGGACCGGGAAGGCCTTGTGGAACTGGAGAAGGAGTTCAGCGTAACCAGCAGGCTGTCGCACCCGAACATCCTGCGCGTTTTCGCGCTGGAGAGCCACGAGGGCGTTTCGTTCCTGGTGATGGAGTATCTGGAGGGTACGACCCTTCGCGCGCGGCTGCGCGAGAACGGCTGTTTCCATGCGCCGGAGGCGGTGCGCTATGTGGGCCTGGTCTCCGAGGCGCTGGCGTATGCGCACAACGCGCACGTGTTTCACCGCGACGTGAAGCCCGAAAACGTGTTCATCACTGCGGACCAGACGCCGAAGCTGCTGGATTTCGGCGTGGCCCGTTTGCTGGCGCGCACGAGCGACAAGGCCAGCACCCGCATCGGCACGGTCGAGTACATGGCGCCCGAGGCGCTGCAAGGGGCTTCGGGCACCAACGCGGACCTCTGGGCGCTGGGGGTGACGTTGTACGAACTGCTGACAGGAGCCCGGCCCTTCTCGGGCGAGTTCGGCGAGATGATCCAGAAGATTATGTCCGCCCAGTACGACGAGACGCCGCTGCGCGAGCGGCGCGTGGACAATCGCGTCATCCGTGTCATCCGCAAGATGCTGCACAAGGACTCCGANNNNNNNNNNNNNNNNNNNNNNNNNNNNNNNNNNNNNNNNNNNNNNNNNNNNNNNNNNNNNNNNNNNNNNNNNNNNNNNNNNNNNNNNNNNNNNNNNNNNGACGAACGCTCGGCCCTTGTCCGCGCGGTCGGCGGGCTGACCCTGAAGGAAGCGGAACGCGCGCTGCGCTGCGCCGTGCTGCAATGCGGGGGCCTGGTCGCGGGCGTCGAGCGGCGCGTCGTCGAGGAGAAGACGCAGGTGATCCGCAAGTCGGGGATACTCGAGTATTACCACGCGTCGGACTCGTTCAAGGACGTTGGCGGCCTGCGACGGCTGCTCGACTGGTTCCAGGCGCGCCTGCCTGTGCTGGCGGGGCTTGCCCGTTATGCAGGGCTGCCCCAGCCCAAGGGCGTGCTGCTCGTGGGCGTGCCGGGCTGCGGCAAGAGCCTGACCGCGCGCGCTCTGGCCGGCACATGGGGCGTGCCGCTGCTGCGCTTGGACGTGGGCCGGGTCTTTGGGCCCTATGTCGGCAATTCCGAGGCCAACTTGCGCCGTGCGATTCAGACCGCCGAGGCCGTCAGCCCTTGCATCCTTTGGATAGACGAGGTCGAGAAAGGTTTCGCGGGTATGCAGGGCCAGGGCGGCGGCGGCGTGGCGGCGCGCGTGTTCGGCATGTTTCTGTCCTGGCTGCAGGACAAGCGCAGCCCGGTGTTCGTGGTGGCCACGGCGAACGACCTTTCCGGCATACCGCCGGAGTTTCTGCGCCAGGGCCGGTTTGACGACATCTTTTTCGTCGGGCTTCCCGGCGAACCGGAACGGGACGCGATACTGCGCATCCATCTGGCAAAACGGCGCCGCGACCCCGCGAAGTTTGACCTCGCCGCGCTTGTGGAAGCGAGCAAGGACTATTCCGGCGCGGAAATCGAGCAGGCGGTTATCTCCGGCCTGTTCGGCGCCTTCGAAAAAGGCCGCGACCTCGAAACGGGCGATGTCATGACGGCGCTCCGAGAGACGTATCCCCTCTCGCAGTCGCGCGCCACGGAAATCGCGGCGCTGACCCGCTGGGCCGAGACGAACGCGAAACTGGCGGGTTGACCAAGGGGGAACATGGAAGACGAGCGGACAATTGGTCGGAGCGCCTCCGCGCACGGCGGGGAACAGAACCAAATTGCCGGGCCGTTGGATGTCATTGTCGGGAACGAGAAGGACGGCACGCTGCTGGTGCTGGTCCCCGAGGGCGAGTTCTTGGCGGGTGGCAGCAAG is from Candidatus Hydrogenedentota bacterium and encodes:
- a CDS encoding AAA family ATPase, with the translated sequence DERSALVRAVGGLTLKEAERALRCAVLQCGGLVAGVERRVVEEKTQVIRKSGILEYYHASDSFKDVGGLRRLLDWFQARLPVLAGLARYAGLPQPKGVLLVGVPGCGKSLTARALAGTWGVPLLRLDVGRVFGPYVGNSEANLRRAIQTAEAVSPCILWIDEVEKGFAGMQGQGGGGVAARVFGMFLSWLQDKRSPVFVVATANDLSGIPPEFLRQGRFDDIFFVGLPGEPERDAILRIHLAKRRRDPAKFDLAALVEASKDYSGAEIEQAVISGLFGAFEKGRDLETGDVMTALRETYPLSQSRATEIAALTRWAETNAKLAG
- a CDS encoding serine/threonine protein kinase, which produces MSSGGPYKMGQRFGPYVLEAYLGAGAFKSVYRARNEGAAAPEPVVALGFPHQQDREGLVELEKEFSVTSRLSHPNILRVFALESHEGVSFLVMEYLEGTTLRARLRENGCFHAPEAVRYVGLVSEALAYAHNAHVFHRDVKPENVFITADQTPKLLDFGVARLLARTSDKASTRIGTVEYMAPEALQGASGTNADLWALGVTLYELLTGARPFSGEFGEMIQKIMSAQYDETPLRERRVDNRVIRVIRKMLHKDS
- a CDS encoding AAA family ATPase, with product WSVSRGLCTVDLRPVTPAAPKDPELILPFLLEREEPGIFVLEDFHFFLDERAPKAPLIIRQLRDVIGPFKGSYKTIVVLSSVLKIPPELEKDVTVIDLELPDEAELLAVLEDNIEQFRDDPKVDTDLAEGDRERIVKALNGLTLMEAENALAKVIVTNRRIDARDVDLLLAEKEQIIRKSDMLEFYATPERFGTVGGLDLLKAWLQQRGRAFSDAARAFGLPSPKGLLLVGVPGCGKSLTAKAVAAEWQMPLLKFDLGKVFAPMVGQAEDNMRRAIKMAEAVAPCVLWIDEIEKGLAGTRGPQGDSGVTARVFGTLLTWMEEKTKAVFTIATANDIEGLPPELLRKGRFDDVFFIDLPTPQERANVLAIHLAKNHRDYKDFDLARHVAACEGFSGAEIEQSVISSLYLAFAEGQDAKLEDRHLEQSIAGTVPLSRSVDPKIRVLWDEARRKWRRASSEGAAGAAAGADAVSEPPPAPKQPKRVFEF